The genomic DNA ACCTGATGTCCTAACCACTAGACGATGGCGGCATGATATTGTTTGAATTGTCTATTTGTTTTATTAGAATTTCTCTATCTTGGCCCCTGTGCTTTAAATTCCACTCTCTCTTGGTTGCGTCTTTTTTACTAATATATGCTTCATAGTATACCAGACACATGGGAATTTTGGCTTT from Pseudomonadota bacterium includes the following:
- a CDS encoding GIY-YIG nuclease family protein, which translates into the protein MHFVYVLKSRKDNSLYVGQTSNLPKRIEEHNTGKTRSLKAKIPMCLVYYEAYISKKDATKREWNLKHRGQDREILIKQIDNSNNIMPPSSSG